The following coding sequences lie in one Candidatus Dormiibacterota bacterium genomic window:
- the tadA gene encoding tRNA adenosine(34) deaminase TadA has product MSLAAGQHDDVHYMERALAQARQGASIGEVPVGAVLVRNGAVLAEAHNLIETTPNATAHAEMLVLNEAARLGRSWRLEDVTLYVTLEPCPMCAGAMVLARISRLVYGTPDPKKGAVDSVYDVLRNPANNHRVEIASGVLAEPAGRLLREFFAARRIKPS; this is encoded by the coding sequence GTGAGTCTAGCGGCCGGTCAGCACGACGACGTCCATTACATGGAGCGGGCCCTCGCACAGGCTCGCCAAGGCGCCTCCATTGGGGAGGTTCCGGTGGGGGCAGTCCTCGTCCGCAATGGTGCCGTCCTGGCGGAAGCCCACAACCTGATCGAAACGACGCCCAACGCAACGGCGCACGCCGAGATGCTGGTGCTCAACGAAGCGGCCCGTCTCGGCCGTTCGTGGCGCCTCGAAGACGTGACGCTCTATGTCACGCTCGAGCCCTGCCCGATGTGCGCCGGCGCGATGGTGCTGGCCCGGATCAGCCGCCTCGTCTATGGCACGCCCGATCCAAAGAAGGGCGCCGTCGACTCGGTGTACGACGTCCTGCGGAATCCCGCGAACAACCACCGGGTGGAGATCGCCTCCGGGGTGCTTGCCGAACCGGCAGGACGGCTGCTTCGCGAGTTCTTCGCCGCGCGACGGATCAAGCCGAGTTAG
- a CDS encoding DUF5667 domain-containing protein, with protein MRDLTRPLEECLAAMDDKHNLQDVLRRYPAERDELIALLRLSVDLGGLEAPAADPAFRLRARNRMLAAAAHRREARRWNLLAALPRPVVRMAYAGALAVALVVGGVTVAAASSNSLPGDPLYGVKLGVERAQLATTIDSAAKARLELQIADTRLAEAQRLFAAGRVADGVRGMAQYDTAVSQFNRSIAGTTLDTRAVADLSRLADDRAAHADASLTQLAGTLAAGGDPEAAAAVARTQSHVDQAWSGSKKDLQSRGSASPQNDHQTKPAGQP; from the coding sequence GTGCGTGATCTGACGCGGCCGCTGGAAGAGTGCCTCGCCGCGATGGACGACAAACACAATCTCCAGGACGTGCTGCGCCGGTATCCAGCGGAGCGCGATGAGCTGATCGCGCTGCTCCGGCTGTCGGTCGACCTCGGCGGGCTGGAGGCCCCGGCTGCCGATCCGGCATTCCGGCTGCGGGCCCGAAACCGGATGCTCGCCGCCGCGGCCCATCGGCGTGAAGCCCGGCGCTGGAACCTGCTGGCGGCGCTACCCAGGCCGGTCGTCCGCATGGCCTACGCCGGCGCGCTCGCGGTTGCGCTGGTGGTCGGCGGCGTGACGGTCGCCGCGGCCTCGAGCAACAGCCTCCCCGGTGATCCGCTTTACGGGGTCAAGCTGGGCGTCGAGCGGGCGCAGCTGGCAACCACCATTGACTCCGCTGCGAAGGCGCGCCTGGAGCTGCAGATCGCTGACACTCGACTGGCCGAGGCGCAACGGCTCTTCGCCGCAGGCCGCGTCGCGGATGGCGTGCGCGGGATGGCTCAGTACGATACCGCCGTCAGCCAGTTCAATCGATCGATCGCCGGCACCACCCTGGACACCCGCGCGGTCGCTGACCTCAGCCGCCTAGCGGACGATCGCGCCGCGCACGCCGATGCCAGCCTCACCCAGCTGGCGGGAACGCTCGCGGCAGGTGGCGACCCCGAAGCTGCGGCGGCCGTCGCTCGCACGCAATCACACGTCGACCAGGCGTGGAGTGGGAGCAAAAAGGATTTGCAATCGCGTGGGTCGGCGAGCCCCCAGAACGACCACCAAACAAAGCCAGCCGGACAGCCCTAG
- a CDS encoding sigma-70 family RNA polymerase sigma factor: MKTSDDALIRRAQALDVGALAELYDRHFDGIYRYLYTRVRHHADAEDLTEQVFLKMVDSIHRYRPRGVAFSSWLYRIAHNLLVDRYRRAGREPMELTDQVRDVRPHADPAALAQLSEERRRLLAAVQRLTPEQQQVITMRFIDNLGVDEIARLMRRRAGAIHSMQHRALASLYRFLLEPEQVEARRA; this comes from the coding sequence TTGAAGACGTCTGACGACGCCCTCATCCGCCGCGCCCAGGCCCTCGATGTGGGGGCACTGGCCGAGCTCTATGACCGGCACTTCGATGGGATCTACCGCTATCTGTACACACGAGTCCGCCACCATGCCGACGCCGAAGATCTGACTGAGCAGGTGTTTTTGAAGATGGTCGACTCGATCCACCGCTACCGGCCCCGCGGGGTGGCCTTTTCCTCGTGGCTGTACCGGATCGCCCACAACCTGCTGGTCGACCGCTACCGTCGCGCCGGGCGCGAGCCGATGGAGCTCACCGACCAGGTCCGCGACGTCCGACCGCACGCCGATCCGGCCGCGCTGGCGCAGCTCTCGGAGGAGCGCCGCCGGCTGCTCGCGGCGGTGCAGCGGCTGACACCGGAACAGCAGCAGGTGATCACGATGCGGTTCATCGACAACCTTGGCGTCGACGAGATCGCGCGCCTCATGCGCCGGCGGGCCGGGGCCATTCACTCGATGCAGCATCGGGCGCTGGCCAGCCTCTACCGCTTCCTGCTCGAGCCCGAGCAGGTGGAGGCACGACGTGCGTGA
- a CDS encoding helix-turn-helix transcriptional regulator, with protein MKQAAGIGGLGRFAEPAVLIMVSLAQGPRHGYAITGDIEAVTGLRLGPGTLYGAIARLEERGLIEPLPSDDRRRPYRLTASGAQTLRAHLDTLRRVTAAGMRRLAKT; from the coding sequence ATGAAGCAGGCGGCTGGGATCGGGGGCCTCGGTCGCTTCGCCGAGCCGGCGGTCCTCATCATGGTCAGCTTGGCGCAGGGCCCCAGGCACGGCTACGCGATCACCGGCGACATCGAAGCCGTGACCGGTCTCCGGCTCGGGCCCGGCACTCTCTACGGAGCGATTGCCCGTCTGGAGGAGCGGGGGTTGATCGAGCCGCTTCCGTCCGACGATCGTCGCCGGCCCTACCGGCTGACGGCCAGCGGCGCCCAGACGTTACGAGCGCATCTCGACACACTGAGGCGGGTGACGGCCGCCGGCATGCGTCGCCTGGCGAAGACGTGA
- a CDS encoding NPCBM/NEW2 domain-containing protein has translation MRALALDNGLARTPYQGWNTFYGLGDSFDQATIQSVADAIVSRGLKAFGYRYVWIDGGWWKGTRDAAGNITVAAGRWPGGMKAVADYIHAKGLLAGIYTDAGSDGCGGAGQGSYGHYQQDANQFAAWGYDALKVDFCGGTKQQLNPADAYAKFRDALLANASHRPILFNICNPFTPGSSPWSPNYPGFAQSVYNSYSFGPSTGNSWRTDTDVGFVRNIQFRDVLRNLDHNASHPEAAGPGHWNDPDYLGPELGMTRVEAQTQFTMWSVSAAPLIIGSDVRALSQDAIDMLTNPDVLAINQDGNGVQGTPISTQGDGQVWVKALANGDRAVTLLNRGTTPLTISTDAKTVGMSRASRYSLHDLWKHSTTETAGRIVANVGAHEAVLYRVSPGATSSTPPAVFLSSPSTPAPYAGSDLRLAIPGQALPVTVTVENNGRRPIQDVQLTLAAPSGWSVQQQPNLGDTTGSQADQGGVTLATGEPLTITWSVTVPPGTLPGTNELVASVSYRWGRHNSAGATTRSSVLVPTAPPANDNYLSDHTWLDASSGYLVPRLDGDCCGGPISLMGTRYPKGIGVASPSQIEFYLGGNCTHLSAIVGIDDSARWTTAGATATFSVLTDGRSVFESGLVRQNITKPIEVDLTGASVLTLLVGDGGDGGYNDRTDWANLRATCNGPVATVPSGAWPHFVLHSDMTATASSANNGYPASNAIDGRLTTIWHSEFSPVHTPLPISLTIDTGAARTLTGLTYQGRLDGDITGTITGYTVEVSTDGIAYTLVASGLWAPDSSIKSAAFTATTARYLRLTATSAVNGYASAAEVAVSDIPAA, from the coding sequence ATGCGTGCCCTTGCCCTGGACAATGGTCTTGCGCGGACGCCGTACCAGGGCTGGAACACCTTCTACGGCTTGGGAGACAGTTTCGATCAGGCCACCATTCAGTCGGTGGCGGACGCCATCGTGAGCCGCGGACTCAAGGCCTTCGGCTACCGGTATGTCTGGATCGACGGCGGATGGTGGAAGGGGACCCGGGACGCCGCCGGCAACATCACCGTCGCCGCCGGCCGCTGGCCGGGAGGCATGAAGGCGGTCGCCGACTATATCCACGCAAAAGGCTTGCTGGCGGGGATCTACACGGACGCCGGCAGCGACGGCTGCGGCGGAGCTGGGCAGGGCAGCTACGGGCACTACCAGCAGGACGCCAACCAGTTTGCGGCCTGGGGTTACGACGCACTCAAAGTCGACTTCTGTGGCGGCACGAAGCAGCAGCTCAACCCGGCCGACGCCTACGCGAAGTTCCGCGACGCCCTGCTCGCGAATGCGAGCCACCGACCAATCCTCTTCAACATCTGCAACCCGTTTACTCCGGGGTCGAGCCCGTGGAGCCCGAACTACCCAGGCTTCGCGCAGTCCGTCTACAACTCCTATAGCTTCGGGCCGAGCACCGGCAACTCGTGGAGGACAGACACCGATGTCGGCTTCGTCCGCAACATCCAGTTCCGCGACGTCCTGCGCAACCTGGACCATAATGCCAGTCACCCCGAGGCCGCCGGTCCCGGTCATTGGAACGACCCTGATTACTTGGGGCCAGAACTCGGCATGACCCGGGTCGAGGCGCAGACCCAGTTCACGATGTGGTCGGTCTCGGCAGCGCCGCTCATCATCGGGAGTGACGTCCGGGCACTCTCGCAAGATGCGATCGATATGCTGACCAATCCCGACGTGCTCGCCATCAACCAGGACGGCAACGGGGTGCAGGGGACGCCCATCTCCACCCAGGGCGATGGCCAGGTGTGGGTCAAGGCGCTGGCCAATGGCGATCGTGCGGTTACGCTGCTGAATCGAGGGACGACGCCGCTGACGATCAGCACCGACGCCAAGACTGTCGGCATGAGCCGCGCGTCACGCTACAGCCTTCACGATCTCTGGAAACACAGCACGACCGAGACGGCTGGCCGGATTGTCGCCAACGTCGGCGCGCACGAGGCGGTGCTGTATCGCGTTTCTCCCGGCGCCACCTCGTCGACGCCGCCGGCGGTGTTCCTCTCGTCGCCCTCCACGCCGGCGCCCTATGCCGGGTCGGACCTGCGCCTCGCGATTCCCGGGCAGGCTCTACCAGTAACGGTCACCGTCGAAAACAACGGGCGCCGTCCCATACAGGATGTCCAGCTGACGCTGGCCGCCCCCTCGGGCTGGTCGGTTCAACAGCAGCCCAACCTTGGTGATACGACCGGAAGTCAGGCGGATCAAGGGGGCGTGACCCTCGCCACCGGCGAGCCGTTGACGATCACGTGGTCCGTGACCGTGCCGCCCGGCACCCTGCCCGGTACCAATGAGCTCGTCGCGAGCGTCAGCTATCGCTGGGGCAGGCACAATAGCGCCGGTGCGACCACGCGCTCCAGCGTCCTGGTCCCGACCGCCCCGCCCGCCAATGACAACTACCTGAGCGATCACACCTGGCTTGACGCCAGCAGCGGCTACCTGGTGCCCCGTCTGGACGGCGATTGTTGTGGCGGCCCGATCAGCTTGATGGGCACCAGGTATCCCAAGGGCATCGGGGTCGCGTCACCGTCGCAGATCGAGTTTTACCTGGGCGGCAACTGCACCCACCTGTCCGCGATCGTCGGCATCGACGATTCCGCCAGGTGGACGACCGCGGGAGCGACGGCCACGTTCTCCGTCCTCACGGACGGCCGTAGCGTCTTCGAGAGTGGCCTGGTAAGGCAGAACATCACCAAACCGATCGAGGTGGATTTGACCGGGGCGAGCGTTCTCACCCTCCTTGTCGGTGACGGCGGCGACGGCGGCTACAACGATCGCACCGACTGGGCCAATCTGCGCGCGACCTGCAATGGCCCTGTCGCGACAGTGCCGTCGGGAGCGTGGCCGCACTTCGTGCTGCACTCCGACATGACCGCGACGGCGAGCAGTGCCAACAACGGCTACCCGGCAAGCAACGCGATCGACGGCAGGCTCACCACCATCTGGCACTCGGAGTTCAGTCCGGTGCATACACCGCTGCCAATCTCACTCACCATCGACACCGGCGCGGCCAGGACGTTGACGGGCCTGACGTACCAGGGTCGCCTCGACGGCGACATCACTGGCACCATCACCGGCTACACGGTTGAGGTCAGCACCGATGGGATCGCCTACACGCTGGTCGCGTCGGGGTTGTGGGCCCCAGATAGCTCGATCAAGTCGGCCGCCTTCACGGCCACGACGGCGCGATATCTGCGGCTGACGGCGACCAGCGCCGTCAACGGTTACGCCTCAGCCGCCGAGGTCGCGGTCTCCGACATACCGGCCGCCTAA